Part of the Vicia villosa cultivar HV-30 ecotype Madison, WI unplaced genomic scaffold, Vvil1.0 ctg.001024F_1_1, whole genome shotgun sequence genome is shown below.
AGCAACATCATGAGCTTCCTTCAACAAACACTCCAAGGAGAAACCAGAACGGTTAACCTTAGATTCAAAATTAGCTTTCACCCACGActggctcaaataaagagcaggcGCCAATTGGTCAGACGAAGGAACCTCCATAGTATTATAGAACGGAACCTGACGCTTGACTGGAACTCCCATTAGATATGAGTATTCCTCTAAGGTAGGCAACAACTGGAAGTCCACAAAAGTGAAGCAACGTAAAGAAGGCTCGTAAAACTGCAAGAGTGTGTGAATTCCCCTTTCCTGGTATTTTGTCAGAGGAGAGTCCAGAATATCCAGTATCTTCCCATACTTTTTCTCAAAGTCAACTTTGTTTGCAGGCGGAGACCTCTCAGCTAAAGCTGGCAATGCCCCCAAGGAAATCTTCACGAATTTGTATCCAACATTGCGACTCTTGTGCGGACTCATCTTGGGTAAACCTTTGCTCGAAATTAGAATCAATATGATGGACACCTGGAAATAATAAACATGAATGTTAAAATGATGCAAAAGACAAAAAAACATGTTATGCATATCATATATCTGGACAATGCTGCGCTGATTTGCCAGTACTGACACGAAAGTATCAGGATCAAAGGTTTAACACTGCCACAGAACACCAAGAACCAAATAACCACCAAAAAACCACTCTTGTTGTACCATGTTTGAATAGAACCCAAAAGTATTAGGATCAAAGGTCCGCCGTCGTTTCAGAATACCAAAACATTGAGCctaatgagaacagaccaaataaaggtccgacctcaaatctGAACCAACGACATATCACACACAATGAGAACAGACCACAGAAAAGAAAGCGGTAAACACatagatgcaaatgcatgcaaacaatatatacaaatgatgcCAGAAGTAAACACACAAACATCCACAGAAaagaaagcgataaacacatagatgcaaatgcatgcaagcagTATATACATTGATGCTAGcagtaaacacacaaacaaccacAGAAAGGAAATCAAGCAAGAACTAGGAACGACACTCGGatagtccccagtgaagtcgccagctgaagCAACCGGAgaactcatcgaaacaaatacaatgaagtcgccatcgaacatctatttatcctacgcacaggaatggaaaatatcgaagaaaaccataTAACAAGCACCGGTCTCAGAGAacgggtaagggtgtctgttacgtgaggggaaggtattagcacccctcacgtccgtggtactccacgggatcCCTTCTTGCTagttttctaatctaagggtgtgtgtgtgtatcatgcaATGTGCAACATGCAATGGAATATATATAGATAACAAGAGACATGCAAATAGTAGGCAAACAAGATAAGAAGAAAAGgtcaatcaaaacaacaaaaaagaaaagttcGCTCGCTAGGGTattcgtaccctgtgcctacgtacctccaatgtgcgatagagaaatcagagcgccgtagttcagctcaaaagtttctgtttctatctcgacTCGCGTCTCCTAgcgaaacggaaccgagcaccctaagggagcatgcaaacaaggagcatcacaaagatcctagcaaacatggcatgtgaacgAGTATCACAAATAAGAACATGCGAACAAGCGTCGCAAACAAAAAAAAcagacatgtaacaggcatacacgaatgtgagtgtgtaaacaggcatcacaagtgataacgcgaacaggcatcgcaaacaacatgtaacaggcatacatgtgaaAGTGTGAACAAGTATCACGAATAaaaatgcgaacaggcatcgcaaacaacatgtaacaggcatacatgtgcaagtgtgtgaacaagcatcacaaagatatcatacgaacaggcatcgcagataagaagatagtgaacaagcatcataaacatatggcatacaatcgagctctgctcgagaaacaaacaaactaccgaagtagtaatcaatgcaaatgcaacacacaaacgagctcagctcgtaaagcaagcaaactaccgaagtagtgacctgggaACTAGGGAGACGTTCTAGCTAACgaggaaagtcctccgaagccaccgtccacggggaaagtcctccgggACGGTTGAACAATAAAATAACgggaaataaacgttctagctaacggggaaagtcctccgaagctcccatccacggggaaagtcctccgagacgggtgaacaagacaataactggaagtaaacgttctagctaatggggaaagtcctccgaagctaccGTCCACgaggaaagtcctccgagacgggtgaacaagacaataactggaaataaacgttctagataacggggaaagtcctctgaagctaccgtccacggggaaagtcctccgagacgggtgaacaagacaataactggaaataaacgttctagctaacggggaaagtcttCCGAAGctaccgtccacggggaaagtcctccgagacggttgaacaaACGAATAACTGGAAATAGACTGAAAActgtaaacaaacaaaaacagagcctcttttgatagcttggccagatgaatgcctaggtcctacttctcatggcaaatatgatgctgcatgcctaccctacttctcatggcaagataTGGTACTCGAATAAGTAAAAGGGAAGGAACAGTACCGTACGGATAGCAagtccgcaatgagctagcaagcgtaagcagagaaatCCGGGAATACCGCATAGCAACTGTCCACAAGCAATAAGCAACATCAAGAATCCGTAAAAGCAAAATATCAAAGCACTGTGACGTCGCGAAAATAAATCGCACATCGCGTAGAGTCATATATCAGCACCATCGTGCGACACCTACAAGCAAACAC
Proteins encoded:
- the LOC131632824 gene encoding uncharacterized protein LOC131632824, translating into MSPHKSRNVGYKFVKISLGALPALAERSPPANKVDFEKKYGKILDILDSPLTKYQERGIHTLLQFYEPSLRCFTFVDFQLLPTLEEYSYLMGVPVKRQVPFYNTMEVPSSDQLAPALYLSQSWVKANFESKVNRSGFSLECLLKEAHDVADKGAWRGFNALLALCVYGIVLFPNIPKFVDINVIRIFMTGNPFPTLLEDVYHSVHSRNHKGKGGVMNCCIPLLYLWFNSHMPCK